A single Pantoea rwandensis DNA region contains:
- the rfaF gene encoding ADP-heptose--LPS heptosyltransferase RfaF, whose amino-acid sequence MKILVIGPSWVGDMMMSQSLYRTLKAEHPDAVIDVMAPAWCRPLLSRMPEVNQALAMPLGHGALALGERRRLGKSLQASGYDRAYVLPNSFKSALVPFFAGIKRRVGWRGEMRYGVLNDVRVLDKAAFPLMVERYVALGYDKPIASAQQLPQPLLWPQLRVDEDEKRMTAAQFSLSADRPAIGFCPGAEFGPAKRWPHYHYAALAEQLIGEGYQVVLFGSAKDRETGDTIVQTLSESARVHCKNLAGDTQLEQAVILIAHCAAIVSNDSGLMHIAAALNRPLVALYGPSSPDFTPPLSHQARVIRLISGYHKVRKGDAEEGYHQSLIDIQPARVHQELSTLLHLVQE is encoded by the coding sequence ATGAAAATTCTGGTCATTGGCCCTTCCTGGGTCGGCGATATGATGATGTCGCAAAGTCTCTATCGCACGCTCAAGGCTGAGCACCCGGATGCGGTCATTGATGTGATGGCACCGGCATGGTGTCGGCCACTGCTGTCACGGATGCCGGAAGTCAATCAAGCGCTGGCGATGCCACTGGGCCATGGTGCTTTGGCACTGGGTGAAAGGCGGCGTTTAGGGAAATCCCTTCAGGCCAGCGGTTATGACCGTGCTTATGTGCTGCCGAATTCGTTCAAATCAGCACTGGTGCCGTTCTTTGCAGGTATTAAGCGCCGTGTCGGCTGGCGCGGTGAGATGCGCTATGGCGTGTTGAACGATGTGCGTGTGCTGGATAAAGCCGCGTTTCCGCTGATGGTGGAGCGCTATGTTGCACTGGGCTACGACAAACCCATCGCCTCCGCTCAACAGTTGCCGCAGCCATTACTGTGGCCACAGTTGCGTGTCGATGAAGACGAGAAGCGCATGACGGCAGCGCAGTTTTCTTTGTCGGCCGATCGTCCTGCTATAGGGTTCTGCCCTGGTGCCGAATTTGGTCCAGCGAAACGCTGGCCGCACTATCATTACGCTGCGCTTGCTGAACAACTGATTGGCGAAGGGTACCAGGTGGTGTTGTTCGGTTCCGCGAAAGATCGCGAAACCGGTGACACTATCGTTCAAACGTTATCGGAATCAGCGCGGGTACACTGCAAAAATCTGGCCGGCGATACGCAATTAGAACAAGCGGTAATCTTAATCGCACATTGTGCGGCTATCGTCAGTAATGATTCCGGGTTGATGCACATTGCCGCCGCACTGAACCGTCCTTTGGTCGCCTTGTATGGCCCAAGTAGCCCGGATTTCACACCACCGCTGTCTCATCAGGCGCGCGTAATTCGTTTAATCTCCGGCTATCACAAAGTACGCAAAGGTGATGCCGAAGAGGGTTATCACCAAAGTCTCATTGATATTCAGCCGGCTCGAGTTCATCAGGAACTCAGCACGCTGCTGCATTTGGTGCAGGAGTAG
- the rfaC gene encoding lipopolysaccharide heptosyltransferase RfaC → MHVLIVKTSSMGDVLHTLPALTDAMQAIPGIRFDWVVEENFAQIPSWHPAVDKVLPVAIRRWRKHWFGSQQREERVLFKRELQSRQYDVVIDAQGLIKSAALVTRLAKGVKHGQDSRSAREPFASWWYDKRHEINKQQHAVERTRELFAKSLDYAKPETQGDYAIAGHFLSTLPNDAHQYLVFLHATTRDNKHWPESHWRELIERVQPTGLRVKLPWGAEHEHQRALRMAEGFDHVEVLPKLALEQVAQQLAGARAVVSVDTGLSHLTAALDRPNITLFGPTDPGLIGGYGKNQHELRGAGGTMQAISAVSVMEKLRELL, encoded by the coding sequence ATGCACGTTTTGATTGTAAAAACCTCCTCAATGGGGGACGTGCTGCACACCTTACCGGCGCTCACAGATGCGATGCAGGCTATTCCCGGCATTCGTTTTGATTGGGTTGTCGAAGAGAATTTTGCACAGATCCCCAGTTGGCATCCGGCAGTGGATAAAGTGCTGCCGGTGGCGATTCGTCGCTGGCGTAAACATTGGTTTGGCAGTCAGCAGCGCGAAGAGCGCGTCTTGTTCAAACGTGAGCTGCAATCGCGCCAGTATGATGTGGTGATTGATGCCCAGGGGTTGATCAAAAGCGCTGCGCTGGTGACGCGCCTGGCTAAAGGCGTTAAGCATGGACAAGACAGCCGCAGCGCGCGGGAACCCTTTGCCAGCTGGTGGTATGACAAACGCCATGAAATTAATAAACAGCAACACGCGGTTGAACGCACACGTGAGCTATTTGCGAAAAGCCTGGATTATGCGAAACCGGAGACCCAGGGTGATTATGCCATTGCGGGACATTTCCTTTCCACGCTGCCCAACGATGCGCATCAATACCTGGTGTTTCTGCACGCGACCACCCGCGATAACAAACATTGGCCAGAGTCGCACTGGCGCGAACTTATTGAACGGGTACAGCCGACGGGTCTGCGGGTGAAACTGCCGTGGGGTGCTGAACATGAGCATCAGCGTGCATTAAGAATGGCGGAAGGTTTTGACCACGTTGAGGTGCTACCAAAATTAGCGCTGGAACAAGTGGCACAGCAGTTGGCGGGGGCACGCGCTGTCGTTTCGGTCGACACGGGTTTGAGTCACTTGACCGCCGCGCTGGACCGCCCGAATATTACGCTGTTTGGTCCAACTGATCCGGGGCTGATTGGGGGGTATGGGAAGAATCAGCATGAGCTACGCGGTGCAGGTGGCACAATGCAGGCGATATCCGCCGTGAGCGTAATGGAAAAATTGCGGGAATTGCTTTGA